In Sphingobacterium sp. SRCM116780, the genomic stretch CCACTATAGTAAGCATAATTTTTATCCTTACTGAAAATTTCATTTATAATTTCAAAAGTCTGAGGATCTGCCCCCACAATCATATTTCCACCAATGAAAACGTTGCTCTTATCTTTTCCAAAACCATATTTTAGCTCTTCAAAAGTAGAAAAATCAGCTCCTTCTATCAACTTTTTGTTTTTCCCAGAGCCTTCATTCCAGGAGGTAAAATATACTTTATTGTCTTTTATTGTGTAATCATTACAACTCATTAATGAAAAGGTGACAAATAGTAAAATAATTATATTTTTCATTTACTTTGATTTTCTACAAATGTAATATTATTTAATTTGATACTGATAATAGTTGTTGAATGTGTTTTTTAATTAATGCTGTTTGTATAGGCTAATTAAAAAATCAACATAGTTTAATTTAAGAAAACTTTATTTACTATATACTCTTTTACTCAGTGATACTTTTTTGATACTGCCATCTTTTTTTATTGAGACATATTCATGTATTAAATCATTATAGTTGTGAGTATAATATCCACGTTGGTAGTAATCTGTGTTGTAGTCAGAACCTGTATAATTATCTTTATAACCATTAACCTGCCAAGGTATATAGCATTCCAAATAGTAGTCACCAGGTTTCATTTTAGTAAAAACAAAGTCTCCATATTCATTAGTTTTAACTTCTAATCTGTTTTTCCATGCATCGGGATTTATATAGGCGAACTTTAATTTTTGAGGATTTTCTTGCTTCTTCAACTTTAAATATTCTTCTAAGTAGGGTGTAACAGGGAAAAGTATTACAGTGACTTGATTACCTGTAATTGTTTCTCCGGAACTGGCTGAAAGATATGCTTTTCCTTTTATGGTACTATTGCCTTCTTTCAATGCTACTTTTGCAGCATCTGCATCGAAAGGTGTTTTTGCAAATAACTTTATGGTATCAATTACATTCCTTCTGTCTTCTTCTTGCGCTCGAACAAAGCTAATCGTCCCAAATAAACAAAAGAGTAAAATGGTTATTTTATATAATTTCATGTTAAATTATTTTACATAAAGATATTAAATTAATAACAGAATATAATTTGATGGAAGGAAAAAAGAAGATTGACTAGGAGGAAAGATGTAAAATAATGAGTATTTTCCATTAATTAGGCTTATTAATCTGTCCACAGTATAGACACAATCTATTTCAAGAGGTAACTCGGAAATATAATACTATTATCATTATAATTCGAAATATGGTTTGGTGGAGAGCGAGGATTATTTACATGATCCCAAATGGGGGAGGCTTCAAGCTATAGAAAGTCATTCACTTCGTTCATTCTTTTTTTGTTTATACTATTTTGTTAAAGCAAGCTTACAAAAAGTATAAACAAAAAAAGTCCAACTTTACAGTTGGACTTTCTATCGCTTGGCGGAGAGCGAGGGATTCGAACCCCCGGACCTGTGACAGTCAACAGTTTTCAAGACTGCCGCATTCGACCACTCTGCCAGCTCTCCGCGACAAAAGTACGAATTTTAGCCTTCCTGCCAAATTTATTTTGGATTTATCACCTCATTTTCCTTGTTTAAATTGTACATGCCTGTTTTTTAGTTACTTTAATTTTGATTTTTTTCTTTAAATCTTTATCCCTAGTTTGCAATCATGGAGAAGGATTATACGTTATTACGATCTACATTAATGGAAGCATGTAAACAACATGTCGAAGATCGAATTGCAAATTTAATATTGGCCTTAAAATCAGCTCATGAAGCCAGTACAGATGATACTAAAAGTAGTGCAGGGGATAAATATGAAACCACAAGGGAGATGATGCAACAAGATATCGCAAGATGTCAGATGCAATTGGCTGAAGCAAAAAAAGATGAATCAACATTGAATGGTCTAGTTGAACCTTATCAATCCGATTTTGTTCAAGATGGAAGTATAGTAGAAACAAACAAAGGAATTTATTTTATCGCTATAAGTATAGGGATTGTCCAAACACCTTACGGAAAAGTATTTGTTATCTCCAATCAATCGCCAATAGGAAAATTGTTGTTGAAAAAGAAAGTTGATGAGTCCTTTATGTTTAATTCTGTAGAACAAAAGCTACTTTCTATAAATTAATCATGTGTTTTGAAACTATTTGGTGTTTTTATTGTTAACTATGAGTTGTCTATTGAATTATGTAGATTTATAAAAAAAAGCGGTAATTATGAAATTAAAAAGAGTATTTCCTATGTTAATGATGGCAGGCACTTTGGCTGTAGCAATGCCTTCATGTAATTCAAAAGTTTCGGATGCTGATTTAAAAGCAAAAGTTGAAACAATTATTAGTAGTCATCAAGGTATTACGACTTCAGTTAAAGATGGCGTTGTGACATTGGAGGGTTTTGCATCTTCTGATACAGAGAAAACTCAAATTGAGACTGATGTAAAAGCAGCAGACAAGTCTATCAAATCTGTTGTCAATAACATCGTTGTAGAAACAGTTGCCCCAGCTCAGATTACTGTGAATACAGTTGATGAATCGTTAGCAAAAGGTATTGTAGATGCAACAAAAGATTTCCCTACTGTAAAAGCTACTGTAAAAGATGGTATTATCTCGGTAACAGGATCAATCGAAAAAGCTAAACTAGTTACGTTAAAACAAGCTTTGGATAACTTACATCCTAAGAAAGTGGATTTAAGCGCGGTTACAACTAAATAATCATTTCAAAAATAGAATATTATGGCTTTAGAAGAAAAATATAAAGTATTATTAGATACAGCTAAATCATCAGGTATTAATGATTTAAATTATGCAGAGCAAAATGGTGTTTTGCAAATTAGAGGTACTGCTCCTACAGCGGATGTTAAAAATAAACTATGGGAAACCTATGGTAATATCGATCCAAACTTCGCGACAGGTGATGTTGTCATGGACGTTGAAGTAGCAACTGAAGTTCCAAGCAGTCAAGTGAAAGTGGTGACTGAAAGTTCAAATCTTAATATTCGTAAAGGACCAGGTACTGATCAACCTATTGTTGGTAAAGCAGCTAAAGACGAAATAATCACATTGATTAGTAAAGCAAATGACCAATGGTGGTTGGTTCGCACAAATGATAATGAAGAAGGATATTGTTATGCACAATATTTGCAATCAATTTAAGTAATTCTATAATCTTTGACAAAGCCTAAAATAATTTTATTTTAGGCTTTGTTGTTTCTTGACTAGGTTCTCTGGAAATATGAACATTCGCGAGGAACTAATACAATATACAAAAGAGTTTTCTAAACAGATGCCACGATAGTGTTATCGACCGGAATACACAAAAGATAGGTATTATAGTCAATAAGTGAACGTACTATCTAGATGGAATAATTGTGGCTATATCGCGACAATATACGAGGTTCTAATAACTAATTTTAATATAGTTTGAAACATTGCTATCTTTGAATTTTTGAGCAATTTTTTAATCATACTATGCGATATTTAGCGCTTATTTTATTTTCTTCCATATTATTTTTGACATCTTGTCAATCAAAAGCTCCTACGTATGGAGATGTGTTATCCGCATCTTTTGACCAAAAATTGTATCAAGATTTCGATAGTGCTGCTTATTTTGTCGCTATTCAAAAAGAACTTAAAAACGAAAATGCGAATTTGTTTAATCCAAAATGGATGATCGAAATAGCAGATTCTGCTAAAGGATTTAATTGGATACAACATCAGCTATTAACAGGAGGGACAGATAGTTTGTTGAATTATTTGAACCGTGCGGATGAGCATGGAATCAATCCTTCTTTTTTCCATACAGCAAAAATCCAGCAAGCATTAGATCAATTAAAAAGTAAGCAAGTAGCAGATTTAAATGAAGCATATACCTTATTGGCTAAGGTAGAAATACTTTCTTCAGATGCTATGGTTGCTTATGTGAACATGCTTGAAAATGGCATTGTAAACCCTAAACGACTTTATGGAAGATATTTTGTTGCGCATAGTCGCTATACGTTGCCAAAAGTAAGGAAACTATTAGATAGTACGTTGAACGTGTCTGAGGTACTTCAACATGCACAACCAAAAAATTCTTTTTACAAAAAGTTTCAGCAATTACTTGCGAAAGGAAATCTGACCAAGGACGATCGTACGAAGGTACTGTTAACCATGGAACGATTGCGGTGGATGGGTAAAGATTTTCCTGAAAAATATGTTTTTGTAAATATTCCTGAGATGAAATTGCAAATGATTGATGAGGGGACTTTATTTAATAGCATGAATGTATGTGTAGGCGAAACGGAGAATAAAGCTTATACAACAAATAGTGAAAATCATGAAACCCCAATAATGAGTGGAATACTCGATAGAATGCAGGTAAATCCTGTTTGGAATATTCCACAAAGTATCGTTAAAAAAGAATTACTAGCAAGCGTTAGGGCTAATCCAGGTTACCTTGAAAGCCGAAATATGGTGGTTTATAACTTAAAAGGACAACTTGTGAATCCTTATAACATCAATTGGCAAGCTGATTCTGTTAAGAATTTTAAATTCAAACAAAATCCAGGTTATGATAACTCATTGGGGAATATTAAATTTATCTTTGCTAATCCTTATGCGATTTATTTACATGATACACCTGCTAAAGGAAAATTTAAGGCGAGCAATCGGGCAGTAAGTCATGGATGTGTTCGTGTCGAAAATCCAACTGACTTAGCTTCATTTTTAGTAAATAATGAAAAGGAGGCGGCTAAGATTGCTAGTGAAATAAAAGGCTCTTCTAACGATTCGAGATGGGTTAAAATGAAGGAGGGGATACCCGTTTATCTATCGTATTATACGACCTGGCTAAATGAAAATAAAGAAATTCAACAATTTCCAGATATTTATGGGTATGACCAACGATTAAAATTAGCCATGAAAAAATATCTTTAATAAATTCTTGAAAAGAAAAATCCCCTTTATCAAATAAAGGGGATTTTTCTTTTTATTCTGATTTGCTCTTACTTGCTTTTTTTGATTTTTTTTCAGCTCTTTTTTCTTTTAATGTTTTTTCAGCTTTCTTTTTATCATTTTTTACCGCATTTTGTTCTTTTGCCATGGTAGTTGTCTTTAAGTGAAAATAATGTTTCCATATAAAGCTACTGAAAATAAATGACATATGTAATAAAATAGGTATATTGCTTTAAAGATTAAACTTTACTGAAGTAGCGTAGTCCTAGTACTGAATTTTATAAATTTTATCAAATGAAGAAACATTTTCTGAGTAAAGCTTTGGCTTTATTTGAAAGATTTAAAACACAAAAAATTACTGCTGAGGATTTGGATAAGGCAGAAGAAAAGGTTAAAGATTTAGATGGAAGAAAAGAAGACTTTCAACTTCTGCTTGCTATGTGTAGAGATACGTTCTCAGGTAAGTATAAAATGAATAAATGGAATTTATCAGTCATTATAGGAACGATTGTTTATGTCATATCTCCTCTAGATGCAATACCAGATGTTATACCTGTATTGGGATGGATGGACGATGTTACAATTGTGGGGTACGCCATCTCTAAACTTTCAGAGGAAATAAAAAAATATAAACTATTTAGGAAAGAAGTACCTGTAGATAATTTTTAATGTAAAAATTGTTAGATATAGAGAAATAATTTAAAGTCTTTGTTTATAAAATAAACAAAGACTTTTTTGTGTTTGAATTGTCATATTTTTTTAGCATAATTTTGAGCTATTTTCTTTATTATTTTAGCTGTAAAAAATATTTAATTTAATTTATGTAATTAATATACTGAAAATCAATTATTTAAATCCGTGTATTTTCAACAATAAGCTAAATTTTTTTTGTATCTATCTATTATATTTAGCTAGATTTGGTCAATATTTTAAAACAAAAGTATGACTTTATCAAAGATTAAACAGTTAGCTGGTTTGGGTATCCACGCACCTAAAGCAGTATTTTGTCAATTGGATAGAACTGCCCTCATTGCGCATGCTATTCAAAATGGAGAAGCTACTCAAGCCGATAATGGAGCTTTGAATATTTTGACAGGGAAATTTACAGGAAGGTCACCTAAAGATCGATATCTTGTAAAAGATGAAATCACCGAAAATAGAGTTTTCTGGAATGAGATTAATCAAGCAATTGCTAAAGATGTATTCAATGAATTGTATGATTTGGTAAGTGATTATTTATCATCTAAAGAACTTTTTGTAAGAGACTGCCAAGCAGTATCCTATGAGGAGTTGGCGAAACACATTCTAGTTGTGTCTGAAAAAGCTACACAAGATCTATTTGTTTCGAATATGTTTATTGAATCGCCTGGAATTGAAAATACAACAGTAGATTGGACGGTTCTTGTTGCTTCTGATTTGCAAATCCCAAATTATCAAGAATTAGACCTGAATGCTTCAAATTGTGTCGCTATTGATTTTAGTCGCCGAGTTGTTTTAGTTATTGGTACAGCTTATACTGGTGAAATTAAGAAAAGTATTTTTTCAATTCTAAATTTTGTATTGCCAGTCGAAAATGCTGTACTATCGATGCATTGCTCTGCAAATGTTGGTAAGGATGGTGATACCGCATTATTTTTTGGATTGTCAGGAACTGGAAAGACAACGTTATCGGCTGATGTAAATCGCTACTTAGTCGGTGATGATGAACATGGATGGTCAAATCAAGGGGTGTTTAACTTTGAAGGTGGTTGTTATGCTAAATGTTTAGGTTTAGATCCACAGCACGAACCCGAAATCTGTGGAGCAATCAAGTCTGGCTCGTTATTAGAAAATATTAAATTTTACGAAGGAACAGCTATTCCTAATTTTCAGGACGCTAGTATTACAGAAAATATGCGTGTTTCTTATCCATTAGCCTATATCTCATCCTATCGAGAGGTTAAGTTAGTGGACGCTCCAGATAATATTTTCTTTTTGTCAGCTGATGCGTTTGGAGTTTTACCTCCCATATCAAAGTTAACGATTGAACAGGCGATGTATTATTTTATTAATGGCTATACCGCAAAAGTGGCGGGAACAGAAATGGGTGTTTCGAAACCTACAGCTACATTTTCAGCCTGTTTCGGACAAGCTTTTATGCCTTTGCATCCTATGGAATATGCGGAGTTATTAAGAGATAAGCTGAAAAAAAATCCGAATACCAAAGTGTGGTTGGTCAATACCGGTTGGATTGGAGGTCCGTATGGAATCGGAAGAAGAATAAAATTAGCCTATACACGTAGCTTGATTCAAGCGGCATTAAGTGGAGAGTTAGAAGAGTATCCAATGGAGACTCATCCTATTTTTAGGTTAAATTATCCAACATTTTGCCAGGAAGTGCCACAACAAATTTTAAGTGCCAAGGAGCTTTGGGGTAATGATGAAGCGTATGATGGACAAGCGAAAGCTTTAAAATTACTTTTTGAAAATAATTTCAAAAAATATCAGGATACATACTTTACTACCGTTTAATATATAACCTTTTTAAATTAATCGTCGACATATATGAAAACGTTAGGTCAATTTATAATTGAAAAGCAGGCTGATTTTCCTTTTGCAAAAGGTGAGCTATCACGCTTGCTACGCGATATTGGTATTGCGGCAAAAATGGTGAATCGTGAAGTTAATAAAGCTGGTTTAGCCGATTTATTGGGAGGATATGGAGAGACGAATGTACAGGGGGAAGTGCAGCAAAAATTGGATGTTTATGCAGATGTTCAATTTATTTCGGCTTTACAGCGAGGAGGTGAGTGTTGCTACGTTGCTTCAGAAGAGCATGAATTAGGAATTGACTTATCTCATGATTTTGTTTCCAAAAATGCCAAATACATTGTTTGTATAGATCCGCTAGACGGTTCTTCCAATATTGATGTGAATGTTTCCGTTGGTACTATTTTTTCTATTTACAGAAGAGGAGGAACCGAGGGAATTACGATGGCTAATGATCTTTTACAACAGGGAAAACAACAGGTTGCTGCCGGATATATTATCTATGGATCATCCACAATGCTTGTTTACACAACTGGTAATGGAGTAAATGGATTTACATTAGATCCTTCTATCGGTGAATTTTGTCTTTCGCATCCCAATATGAAAATCC encodes the following:
- a CDS encoding GreA/GreB family elongation factor, encoding MEKDYTLLRSTLMEACKQHVEDRIANLILALKSAHEASTDDTKSSAGDKYETTREMMQQDIARCQMQLAEAKKDESTLNGLVEPYQSDFVQDGSIVETNKGIYFIAISIGIVQTPYGKVFVISNQSPIGKLLLKKKVDESFMFNSVEQKLLSIN
- a CDS encoding BON domain-containing protein, producing MKLKRVFPMLMMAGTLAVAMPSCNSKVSDADLKAKVETIISSHQGITTSVKDGVVTLEGFASSDTEKTQIETDVKAADKSIKSVVNNIVVETVAPAQITVNTVDESLAKGIVDATKDFPTVKATVKDGIISVTGSIEKAKLVTLKQALDNLHPKKVDLSAVTTK
- a CDS encoding SH3 domain-containing protein gives rise to the protein MALEEKYKVLLDTAKSSGINDLNYAEQNGVLQIRGTAPTADVKNKLWETYGNIDPNFATGDVVMDVEVATEVPSSQVKVVTESSNLNIRKGPGTDQPIVGKAAKDEIITLISKANDQWWLVRTNDNEEGYCYAQYLQSI
- a CDS encoding L,D-transpeptidase family protein, which gives rise to MRYLALILFSSILFLTSCQSKAPTYGDVLSASFDQKLYQDFDSAAYFVAIQKELKNENANLFNPKWMIEIADSAKGFNWIQHQLLTGGTDSLLNYLNRADEHGINPSFFHTAKIQQALDQLKSKQVADLNEAYTLLAKVEILSSDAMVAYVNMLENGIVNPKRLYGRYFVAHSRYTLPKVRKLLDSTLNVSEVLQHAQPKNSFYKKFQQLLAKGNLTKDDRTKVLLTMERLRWMGKDFPEKYVFVNIPEMKLQMIDEGTLFNSMNVCVGETENKAYTTNSENHETPIMSGILDRMQVNPVWNIPQSIVKKELLASVRANPGYLESRNMVVYNLKGQLVNPYNINWQADSVKNFKFKQNPGYDNSLGNIKFIFANPYAIYLHDTPAKGKFKASNRAVSHGCVRVENPTDLASFLVNNEKEAAKIASEIKGSSNDSRWVKMKEGIPVYLSYYTTWLNENKEIQQFPDIYGYDQRLKLAMKKYL
- a CDS encoding YkvA family protein, which encodes MKKHFLSKALALFERFKTQKITAEDLDKAEEKVKDLDGRKEDFQLLLAMCRDTFSGKYKMNKWNLSVIIGTIVYVISPLDAIPDVIPVLGWMDDVTIVGYAISKLSEEIKKYKLFRKEVPVDNF
- the pckA gene encoding phosphoenolpyruvate carboxykinase (ATP) produces the protein MTLSKIKQLAGLGIHAPKAVFCQLDRTALIAHAIQNGEATQADNGALNILTGKFTGRSPKDRYLVKDEITENRVFWNEINQAIAKDVFNELYDLVSDYLSSKELFVRDCQAVSYEELAKHILVVSEKATQDLFVSNMFIESPGIENTTVDWTVLVASDLQIPNYQELDLNASNCVAIDFSRRVVLVIGTAYTGEIKKSIFSILNFVLPVENAVLSMHCSANVGKDGDTALFFGLSGTGKTTLSADVNRYLVGDDEHGWSNQGVFNFEGGCYAKCLGLDPQHEPEICGAIKSGSLLENIKFYEGTAIPNFQDASITENMRVSYPLAYISSYREVKLVDAPDNIFFLSADAFGVLPPISKLTIEQAMYYFINGYTAKVAGTEMGVSKPTATFSACFGQAFMPLHPMEYAELLRDKLKKNPNTKVWLVNTGWIGGPYGIGRRIKLAYTRSLIQAALSGELEEYPMETHPIFRLNYPTFCQEVPQQILSAKELWGNDEAYDGQAKALKLLFENNFKKYQDTYFTTV
- the fbp gene encoding class 1 fructose-bisphosphatase; protein product: MKTLGQFIIEKQADFPFAKGELSRLLRDIGIAAKMVNREVNKAGLADLLGGYGETNVQGEVQQKLDVYADVQFISALQRGGECCYVASEEHELGIDLSHDFVSKNAKYIVCIDPLDGSSNIDVNVSVGTIFSIYRRGGTEGITMANDLLQQGKQQVAAGYIIYGSSTMLVYTTGNGVNGFTLDPSIGEFCLSHPNMKIPDNGQIYSINEGNYIKFPQAIKNYIKYCQIEDAETKRPYISRYIGSMVADIHRNLIRGGVFIYPETLSFPKGKLRLMYECNPMAFIIEQAGGKATTGSERILDIQPTELHQRIPIVIGSRKMVEKVEYFYRMECEPSLNV